A genomic region of Rhodococcus pyridinivorans contains the following coding sequences:
- a CDS encoding alpha/beta hydrolase codes for MPPTPQLSPRVARTALRPLFRALLSPRWSFATQRRLLDLAAPLQFLPKDTVVRPIGLGGRPAERITVGATERTTAILYLHGGAYTGGSLATHRSLAAHLAAASGAAVYVLDYRLAPEHPYPAALNDAEAAYLELVSEHGFEVSSIAIAGDSAGGGLAAATTHRLVDRHGITPPALGLLSPWTDPAARDLPDVNDVVLNKGWVYSSAEAYLAGGDPTDPGYAPIHADPTGLPPTLIQVGTAEMFHPQVRQYAEKLRAAGVEVTLVEQPELWHVAPLQASLVPEAAAAISDFGVFLRDRMGTRAG; via the coding sequence ATGCCTCCGACACCGCAGCTGTCACCGCGGGTGGCGCGTACCGCCCTGCGTCCTCTCTTCCGTGCCCTGCTGTCGCCGCGCTGGTCGTTCGCCACGCAGCGCCGGTTGCTCGACCTCGCGGCGCCGTTGCAGTTCCTCCCGAAGGACACCGTGGTGCGCCCGATCGGTCTGGGAGGACGCCCCGCCGAGCGGATCACGGTGGGCGCCACCGAGCGGACCACGGCGATCCTGTACCTGCACGGCGGGGCGTACACCGGCGGGTCGCTCGCCACGCACCGCTCGCTCGCGGCGCATCTCGCCGCCGCGTCCGGAGCGGCCGTGTACGTCCTCGACTACCGGCTCGCGCCCGAGCATCCCTATCCGGCGGCGTTGAACGACGCCGAGGCGGCCTATCTCGAACTCGTCAGCGAGCACGGCTTCGAGGTGTCGAGCATCGCGATCGCCGGCGACTCGGCCGGCGGTGGCCTCGCCGCGGCCACCACACACCGGCTCGTCGACCGTCACGGGATCACCCCGCCGGCGCTCGGATTGTTGTCGCCGTGGACCGATCCGGCCGCCCGCGACCTGCCCGACGTGAACGACGTCGTTCTGAACAAGGGCTGGGTGTATTCCTCGGCCGAGGCGTATCTCGCCGGAGGCGATCCCACCGATCCCGGTTACGCGCCCATCCACGCCGATCCCACGGGTCTGCCGCCGACGCTCATCCAGGTGGGCACCGCGGAGATGTTCCACCCACAGGTGCGGCAGTACGCCGAGAAGCTCCGGGCGGCGGGCGTCGAGGTCACCCTCGTCGAACAACCCGAGCTGTGGCACGTCGCGCCGTTGCAGGCGTCGCTCGTTCCCGAGGCCGCCGCGGCGATCTCCGACTTCGGTGTGTTCCTCCGCGACCGGATGGGCACCCGCGCGGGCTGA
- a CDS encoding glycine betaine ABC transporter substrate-binding protein: MTAVANEARRIRPVAATVLTACAAAAVLQGCASPVLDEAAPSTTVIVGAGERPDEELLAQLYAGALRSSGIDVQVRSGVADPTPALDAADLTLIPGYTGRLLASYDPGADATDAEDVFEALARALPDELTISDYASAQDRAVLLADRERLTQWSVSRVADLAGRCADLTFAVTEDFDTAGGLTALERADCRPREVRRIEDAQSVAVASEPDTVVGTTTTSSALAEIDADSPVSTVPDAPDRSPQDDTNADDAPAPVLPAQNVVPVFRKGTLDEAQLDALRTIAGELTTSDLTELRARVEEGDDPETVAREWIDEHAGA, translated from the coding sequence ATGACCGCCGTGGCGAACGAAGCGAGACGGATCCGGCCGGTCGCGGCGACGGTGCTCACCGCATGCGCGGCGGCGGCCGTGCTCCAGGGGTGTGCGTCGCCCGTTCTCGACGAGGCGGCACCGTCGACGACAGTGATCGTCGGGGCGGGGGAGCGGCCCGACGAGGAACTGCTCGCGCAGCTGTACGCGGGAGCGCTGCGCAGTAGCGGGATCGACGTGCAGGTCCGCTCCGGTGTCGCCGATCCGACCCCAGCGCTCGACGCCGCCGATCTCACGCTGATCCCCGGCTACACGGGACGGCTGCTCGCGTCCTACGATCCCGGTGCCGACGCGACCGACGCCGAGGACGTCTTCGAAGCGCTGGCGCGCGCACTGCCCGACGAACTGACCATCTCCGATTACGCCTCGGCGCAGGACCGCGCGGTGCTGCTCGCCGACCGCGAACGGCTCACGCAATGGTCGGTGAGCCGCGTGGCCGACCTCGCCGGCCGCTGCGCCGACCTGACCTTCGCGGTGACCGAGGACTTCGACACCGCCGGTGGACTCACCGCCCTCGAACGCGCCGACTGCCGCCCGCGCGAGGTGCGACGGATCGAGGATGCACAGTCCGTCGCCGTCGCGTCGGAACCCGACACGGTCGTCGGAACCACCACGACGTCGTCCGCCCTCGCGGAGATCGACGCGGATTCGCCCGTGAGCACCGTGCCCGACGCACCCGACCGCAGCCCGCAGGACGACACGAACGCCGACGATGCGCCCGCCCCGGTCCTGCCGGCCCAGAACGTCGTCCCGGTCTTCCGCAAGGGCACCCTCGACGAGGCACAACTCGACGCGTTGCGGACCATCGCGGGTGAACTGACCACGAGCGATCTCACCGAACTGCGTGCGCGTGTCGAGGAGGGAGACGATCCCGAGACCGTGGCCCGCGAATGGATCGACGAACACGCCGGAGCGTGA
- a CDS encoding NAD(P)-dependent malic enzyme — protein sequence MSIVSDAPTPQKLELTDEEIFSSHVDGKLSVELTAPLENQRDLSIAYTPGVAQVCRAIAADETLVDRYTWTNRLVVVVSDGTAVLGLGNIGARASLPVMEGKSALFKKFAGLNSIPLVLDTTDPDAIVETLIRLRPSFGAVNLEDISAPRCFEIEKRVIEALDCPVMHDDQHGTAIVALAALKGAVKVQGRDIADLRIVISGAGAAGVACTNILLAAGARDVVVLDSKGIISSDRTDLGEIKADLASRTNPEGRKGGIAEALDGADVYLGVSSGTVPEEIVATMADDAIIFAMSNPDPEIHPDIAHKHAAIVATGRSDFPNQINNVLAFPGVFKGALDAGARRITEGMKLAAAEAILSVVGDELAADKIVPSPLDPRVAPAVAEAVAAAAKAEGVTD from the coding sequence GTGTCAATTGTGTCTGATGCACCTACCCCTCAGAAGCTCGAGTTGACGGACGAGGAGATCTTCTCGAGTCACGTCGACGGCAAGCTGTCGGTCGAACTGACCGCGCCGCTCGAGAACCAGCGCGATCTGTCCATTGCATACACCCCCGGTGTCGCCCAGGTCTGCCGGGCCATCGCCGCCGACGAGACCCTCGTCGACCGTTACACCTGGACCAACCGCCTGGTCGTCGTCGTCTCCGACGGCACCGCGGTCCTCGGTCTCGGCAACATCGGCGCACGTGCCTCGCTGCCGGTGATGGAGGGCAAGTCCGCGCTGTTCAAGAAGTTCGCGGGCCTGAACTCCATCCCGCTGGTGCTCGACACCACCGATCCCGACGCGATCGTCGAGACCCTCATCCGGCTGCGTCCGTCCTTCGGCGCCGTCAACCTCGAGGACATCTCGGCTCCGCGCTGCTTCGAGATCGAGAAGCGCGTCATCGAGGCGCTCGACTGCCCGGTCATGCACGACGACCAGCACGGCACCGCCATCGTCGCCCTGGCCGCCCTCAAGGGTGCGGTGAAGGTGCAGGGCCGCGACATCGCCGACCTGCGCATCGTGATCTCCGGCGCCGGAGCTGCCGGCGTGGCGTGCACGAACATCCTGCTCGCCGCCGGTGCGCGCGATGTGGTGGTGCTCGATTCGAAGGGCATCATCTCCTCCGACCGCACCGATCTCGGTGAGATCAAGGCCGATCTGGCCTCCCGCACCAACCCGGAGGGCCGCAAGGGCGGCATCGCCGAGGCGCTCGACGGCGCCGACGTCTACCTCGGCGTGTCGTCGGGCACCGTGCCCGAGGAGATCGTCGCGACGATGGCCGACGACGCCATCATCTTCGCGATGTCGAACCCGGATCCGGAGATCCACCCCGACATCGCCCACAAGCACGCCGCGATCGTGGCGACCGGTCGCAGCGACTTCCCGAACCAGATCAACAACGTGCTGGCCTTCCCCGGTGTGTTCAAGGGCGCTCTCGACGCAGGTGCCCGCCGCATCACCGAGGGCATGAAGCTCGCCGCCGCCGAGGCCATCCTCTCGGTCGTCGGTGACGAACTGGCCGCGGACAAGATCGTCCCGAGCCCGCTCGATCCGCGCGTGGCGCCCGCCGTCGCCGAGGCCGTCGCGGCCGCGGCGAAGGCCGAAGGCGTCACCGACTAG
- a CDS encoding PHP domain-containing protein, translating to MRIDLHTHSSASDGTDRPAELVRAAARAGLDVVALTDHDTTAGWDEAAAALPTGLRLVRGMEMSCTGRGEDGAPVAVHLLAYLFDPHDPVFVAELERLRGERVSRIRAMGVRMADDGLPIDIDAVIAEAGPAAGRPHLARALVAAGVVPTVADAFTELLSPRGRYYVPKADTPLADAVKMVTAAGGVPVVAHARARARGRLLALDHIEELAELGLGGVEADHPDHDEQDVRTMRDLARSLGVVVTGSSDYHGDNKTIRLGSFTTAPAAYEALLDCATGVEVLEG from the coding sequence GTGCGTATCGATCTCCACACCCACTCGTCCGCATCGGACGGCACCGACCGTCCCGCGGAACTGGTCCGTGCCGCTGCCCGGGCGGGTCTCGACGTCGTGGCCCTGACCGACCACGACACGACCGCGGGATGGGACGAGGCCGCAGCGGCCCTGCCGACGGGCCTGCGTCTCGTCCGGGGAATGGAGATGTCCTGCACGGGACGCGGGGAGGACGGCGCCCCGGTCGCCGTGCACCTGCTGGCCTATCTGTTCGACCCGCACGATCCGGTCTTCGTCGCCGAACTCGAGCGGCTCCGTGGCGAACGGGTGTCGCGGATCCGGGCGATGGGTGTGCGGATGGCGGACGACGGTCTGCCGATCGACATCGACGCAGTGATCGCCGAGGCGGGCCCCGCCGCGGGCCGGCCCCATCTGGCGCGGGCGCTCGTCGCCGCCGGTGTGGTGCCCACGGTGGCCGACGCATTCACCGAGCTGCTGTCGCCGCGCGGCCGTTACTACGTACCGAAGGCTGATACCCCGCTCGCCGACGCCGTGAAGATGGTGACGGCCGCGGGCGGTGTGCCGGTGGTGGCGCACGCCCGGGCACGTGCGCGTGGGCGGCTCCTCGCCCTCGACCACATCGAGGAACTCGCCGAACTCGGGCTCGGCGGTGTCGAGGCCGATCATCCCGATCACGACGAGCAGGATGTGCGGACGATGCGCGATCTCGCGCGGTCGCTCGGGGTCGTCGTCACGGGATCGTCCGACTATCACGGCGACAACAAGACCATCAGGCTCGGCAGCTTCACCACGGCTCCGGCGGCGTACGAGGCGTTGCTCGACTGCGCGACCGGTGTGGAGGTGCTCGAGGGATGA
- a CDS encoding magnesium and cobalt transport protein CorA: MPHQPSRATRRGPTPPVPTEQAVVDCAVYVDGHRLPGRYSHTEAVAEVRRRGTGFVWLGLHHPDEKQMTNVSHTFGLHELMVEDAVHAHQRPKLERYDDVLFLVLRTVSYIEHESVTTTKDIVETGEIMLFTGPDFIVSVRHGDHSELSHVRKRLERDPDHLSRGPAAVLHAIADHVVDSYLAVTTAVQPDVDDIEELVFTPDTRIAVDQIYMLKREIVQLRRAVVPLAEPLQQLIRAPGNPIPKDVRRYFRDVADHHTTVSDRIAAFDETLGTLLDAAIAKVTVQQNTDMRKISAWVAIAAVPTMIAGIYGMNFDRMPELHWQYGYYVVLSAIVAITVGLFVTFRRNNWL; the protein is encoded by the coding sequence ATGCCGCACCAGCCTTCTCGTGCCACCCGTCGCGGCCCCACTCCCCCGGTCCCCACCGAGCAAGCGGTGGTCGACTGCGCGGTCTACGTCGACGGGCACCGCCTGCCCGGCCGCTACAGCCACACCGAGGCGGTGGCAGAGGTACGTCGGCGCGGTACGGGATTCGTGTGGCTCGGGTTGCACCACCCCGACGAGAAGCAGATGACGAACGTCTCGCACACCTTCGGACTCCACGAGCTGATGGTCGAGGACGCCGTCCACGCCCACCAGCGCCCGAAGCTCGAGCGCTACGACGACGTGCTGTTCTTGGTGCTGCGCACCGTCAGTTACATCGAGCACGAGTCGGTGACGACCACCAAGGACATCGTCGAGACCGGCGAGATCATGTTGTTCACCGGCCCCGACTTCATCGTGAGCGTGCGGCACGGCGACCACTCCGAGCTCTCGCACGTGCGCAAGCGCCTCGAACGCGACCCCGATCATCTGTCCCGCGGTCCGGCGGCCGTGCTCCACGCGATCGCCGACCACGTGGTCGACTCCTATCTCGCCGTCACCACGGCCGTGCAACCCGACGTCGACGACATCGAGGAACTCGTGTTCACCCCCGACACGCGGATCGCGGTCGACCAGATCTACATGCTCAAGCGCGAGATCGTGCAGTTGCGCCGCGCCGTCGTGCCGCTCGCCGAACCACTGCAGCAACTCATCCGGGCGCCGGGCAACCCGATCCCGAAGGACGTCCGGCGCTACTTCCGCGACGTCGCCGACCACCACACCACGGTGTCCGACCGCATCGCGGCCTTCGACGAGACGCTCGGCACGCTGCTCGACGCGGCGATCGCGAAGGTCACCGTGCAGCAGAACACCGACATGCGCAAGATCTCCGCGTGGGTCGCGATCGCCGCCGTGCCGACGATGATCGCCGGGATCTACGGCATGAACTTCGATCGCATGCCCGAACTGCATTGGCAATACGGCTATTACGTCGTGCTCTCCGCGATCGTCGCGATCACCGTGGGACTGTTCGTCACCTTCAGGCGCAACAACTGGTTGTGA
- a CDS encoding suppressor of fused domain protein: MTDAVLATVRSHLTEHLTVPGDPEPESASVTFLGLEPIEVLRFRGAELLRYATLGCSRHPMGDPTDMVADPTRGPRAELVLSLRDNEGVTAGVHRTLAVLAALPAVEGVVLTDDALLDLGEPLWPGAPFTAVLLETADVPSLELPEPSDPVHFFEARPITGTEAAWKRLKGTEALREAWEEAGIDLSDPRRAQARL, from the coding sequence GTGACCGACGCAGTTCTCGCCACCGTCCGCAGCCACCTCACCGAGCATCTGACCGTGCCGGGGGATCCGGAGCCGGAATCGGCGTCGGTGACCTTCCTCGGTCTCGAACCGATCGAGGTCCTCCGCTTCCGTGGTGCAGAGCTCCTGCGGTACGCCACTCTGGGGTGCTCACGGCATCCGATGGGCGATCCGACCGACATGGTGGCCGACCCGACGCGCGGGCCGCGGGCCGAACTGGTCCTCAGCCTGCGCGACAACGAGGGCGTCACCGCCGGTGTCCACCGCACCCTCGCGGTGCTCGCTGCGCTGCCCGCCGTGGAGGGCGTGGTCCTCACCGACGACGCCCTGCTCGATCTCGGGGAGCCGCTGTGGCCGGGCGCTCCGTTCACCGCGGTGTTGCTCGAGACGGCCGACGTGCCGTCGCTGGAGTTGCCCGAGCCCTCCGATCCGGTCCACTTCTTCGAGGCCCGCCCGATCACCGGTACCGAGGCGGCCTGGAAGCGGCTGAAGGGAACCGAGGCGCTGCGCGAGGCGTGGGAGGAAGCGGGCATCGACCTGAGCGACCCGCGCCGGGCGCAAGCACGTCTGTGA
- a CDS encoding ABC transporter ATP-binding protein: MAEIVLDKVTKEYPDGAKAVSDVDLEIADGEFIILVGPSGCGKSTTLNMIAGLEDISDGELRIAGERVNERAPKDRDIAMVFQSYALYPHMSVRDNIAFPLTLAKVSKDEIARKVDEAARILDLTQHLDRKPANLSGGQRQRVAMGRAIVRSPKAFLMDEPLSNLDAKLRVQMRTEIARLQKRLGTTTVYVTHDQTEAMTLGDRVVVMRGGIVQQVGAPQELYDHPRNLFVAGFIGSPSMNFVPGQIENGSIRTSFGEFRLPDERWETVRRNNPSREVVVGIRPEHFEDTDLLDPTQRETGVTFSAEVDVLESMGSDKFAYFTAEGPGVHSKDLDELAADAGADMSAESLVARLSVESQATKGGTVQLWFDRAKIALFDQETGANVTL; the protein is encoded by the coding sequence GTGGCCGAGATCGTGCTCGACAAGGTGACGAAGGAATATCCGGACGGAGCGAAGGCCGTCAGCGACGTGGATCTCGAGATCGCCGACGGCGAGTTCATCATCCTCGTCGGCCCGTCCGGGTGCGGAAAATCCACGACGCTCAACATGATCGCCGGCCTCGAGGACATCTCCGACGGCGAGCTGCGCATCGCGGGTGAGCGTGTCAACGAGCGGGCACCGAAGGACCGCGACATCGCGATGGTCTTCCAGTCCTACGCGCTGTACCCGCACATGTCGGTGCGCGACAACATCGCGTTCCCGCTCACCCTCGCGAAGGTGTCCAAGGACGAGATCGCCCGCAAGGTCGACGAGGCGGCCCGGATCCTCGATCTCACACAGCATCTCGACCGCAAGCCCGCCAACCTGTCGGGCGGTCAGCGGCAACGCGTGGCCATGGGTCGTGCGATCGTGCGCAGCCCCAAGGCGTTCCTCATGGACGAGCCGCTGTCGAATCTCGACGCGAAGCTGCGCGTGCAGATGCGCACCGAGATCGCGCGCCTGCAGAAGCGTCTCGGGACCACGACGGTGTACGTCACGCACGACCAGACCGAGGCGATGACGCTCGGCGACCGCGTCGTCGTGATGCGCGGTGGGATCGTGCAGCAGGTCGGGGCGCCGCAGGAGTTGTACGACCATCCGCGGAACCTGTTCGTCGCCGGCTTCATCGGATCGCCGTCGATGAACTTCGTTCCGGGGCAGATCGAGAACGGTTCGATCCGCACCTCGTTCGGCGAGTTCCGGTTGCCCGACGAGCGGTGGGAGACCGTGCGTCGCAACAATCCGTCGCGCGAGGTGGTCGTCGGTATCCGTCCGGAGCACTTCGAGGACACCGACCTGCTCGACCCGACCCAACGGGAGACGGGCGTGACCTTCTCCGCCGAGGTCGACGTGCTCGAGTCGATGGGCTCCGACAAGTTCGCGTACTTCACGGCCGAGGGGCCGGGCGTGCACTCGAAGGACCTCGACGAACTCGCCGCCGACGCCGGCGCCGACATGTCGGCCGAATCGCTGGTCGCGCGATTGTCGGTGGAATCGCAGGCCACCAAGGGCGGGACCGTGCAGTTGTGGTTCGACAGGGCGAAGATCGCCTTGTTCGATCAGGAGACCGGCGCGAACGTCACCCTCTGA
- a CDS encoding carbohydrate ABC transporter permease codes for MAETRKRTLSWSAVNLIVLLYALVPVLWIASLSFKPPGTIQDGRFIPQQWTLDNYRGIFRTDAFTSALINSIGIGLIATVIAVILGTMAAYAIARLDFPGKKILVGVALLIAMFPQISLVSPLFEIMRGLGLFDTWAALILPYITFSLPLAIYTLSAFFKEIPWELEKAAKMDGATPGQAFRKVVAPLAAPGIITAAILVFIFCWNDLLFAISLTSTERSITAPAAIANFTGASQFEEPTGSIAAAAVVITIPIIVFVLIFQRRIVAGLTSGAVKG; via the coding sequence ATGGCCGAGACCAGGAAACGGACCCTGTCGTGGTCGGCGGTGAACCTGATCGTCCTGCTCTACGCACTCGTCCCGGTGCTGTGGATCGCGAGCCTGTCGTTCAAGCCGCCCGGCACCATCCAGGACGGCCGGTTCATCCCGCAGCAGTGGACGCTCGACAACTACCGCGGCATCTTCCGCACCGACGCGTTCACGAGCGCGCTGATCAACTCCATCGGCATCGGCCTGATCGCCACGGTCATCGCGGTGATCCTCGGGACGATGGCCGCCTACGCGATCGCCCGGCTCGACTTCCCCGGTAAGAAGATTCTGGTGGGCGTGGCGCTGCTCATCGCGATGTTCCCACAGATCTCCCTCGTCAGCCCGCTGTTCGAGATCATGCGTGGCCTCGGACTGTTCGACACGTGGGCGGCGCTGATCCTGCCGTACATCACCTTCTCGCTACCGCTCGCGATCTACACCCTGTCGGCCTTCTTCAAGGAGATCCCGTGGGAACTCGAGAAGGCCGCGAAGATGGACGGCGCGACACCGGGTCAGGCGTTCCGGAAGGTCGTGGCCCCACTCGCCGCTCCCGGCATCATCACGGCGGCGATCCTGGTGTTCATCTTCTGCTGGAACGACCTGCTGTTCGCGATCTCGCTGACCTCCACCGAGCGGTCCATCACCGCACCCGCCGCGATCGCGAACTTCACGGGTGCATCGCAGTTCGAGGAACCGACCGGCTCGATCGCGGCGGCGGCCGTCGTCATCACGATCCCGATCATCGTGTTCGTCCTGATCTTCCAACGTCGAATCGTCGCCGGACTGACCTCCGGCGCAGTGAAGGGATAA
- a CDS encoding carbohydrate ABC transporter permease produces MSEGKKAERRLGLLLVAPAAIVMLAVTAYPVGYAVWLSLQRYDLRFPDERRFVGLSNYIAVLSDGFWWQAFIVTSLVTLVSVAIEFVLGLAIALVMHRTIVGKGIVRTVVLIPYGIVTVAAAYSWYYAWTPGTGYLANLLPDGSAPLTDQIPSLAIIVLAEVWKTTPFMALLLLAGLALVPDDLLKAAQVDGAGAWTRLVRIIVPLMKPAILVALLFRTLDAFRIFDNIYVLTRGANGTGSVSILGYDNLFRAFNLGIGSAISVLIFLCVAIIAFVFIKLFGASAPGSDEGGR; encoded by the coding sequence CTGTCCGAGGGGAAGAAGGCCGAACGGCGACTCGGTCTGCTGCTCGTCGCACCCGCCGCGATCGTGATGCTCGCCGTCACGGCCTATCCGGTGGGATACGCCGTCTGGCTCAGTCTGCAGCGTTACGATCTGCGCTTCCCCGACGAACGGCGCTTCGTCGGACTGTCGAACTATATCGCGGTGCTCAGCGACGGATTCTGGTGGCAGGCCTTCATCGTCACCTCGCTCGTCACCCTGGTCTCCGTCGCGATCGAGTTCGTGCTCGGCCTCGCGATCGCACTCGTCATGCACCGCACCATCGTCGGCAAGGGCATCGTGCGCACGGTGGTGCTGATCCCGTACGGCATCGTCACCGTCGCCGCCGCCTACAGCTGGTACTACGCGTGGACCCCGGGCACGGGCTATCTCGCGAACCTGCTGCCCGACGGCAGCGCCCCGCTCACCGACCAGATCCCGTCCCTGGCGATCATCGTGCTCGCCGAGGTGTGGAAGACCACGCCGTTCATGGCACTGCTGCTCCTCGCCGGCCTCGCACTCGTCCCCGACGATCTGCTCAAGGCGGCGCAGGTCGACGGCGCCGGAGCGTGGACACGTCTGGTGCGGATCATCGTGCCGCTGATGAAACCGGCGATCCTCGTCGCCCTGCTCTTCCGCACGCTCGACGCCTTCCGCATCTTCGACAACATCTACGTCCTCACCCGCGGTGCCAACGGCACCGGATCGGTGTCGATCCTCGGTTACGACAATCTGTTCCGGGCCTTCAACCTCGGCATCGGGTCGGCGATCAGCGTCCTGATCTTCCTGTGCGTCGCGATCATCGCGTTCGTGTTCATCAAGTTGTTCGGTGCATCCGCGCCCGGCTCGGACGAAGGGGGCCGATGA
- a CDS encoding ABC transporter substrate-binding protein — protein MRRSGKSRRTSRAVTASAAAVLLASGLAACGSDDEGVVLSFYTAADGAEQYAQAAEVCTAEAGGRYRVQQRTLPKNADDQRLQLARRLTGNDPGLDLMTLDVVWTAEFAEAGWALPLPDDVAAAVSEGTLEGPLESATWQDRLYAAPLNTNTQLLWYRKDLMPDGQPPETWDEMIEIASGLAEEGRPSWIGVQGRQYEGLMVWFNTLLSSAGGSVVGEDGVTVTLTDNDAAVTALDIMKRVATAPGADPSLNQADEAAVRLGMESGRTAFQVNWPFVLPGIMENEGALPFIDENGNVTSENTGNTVLTVDGEQNFLPAPYPSVTPGEPAQVTIGGFNIAVARTSTHPDLAFEAMQCLRNEENQRNNAIGGGVPPTLAALYDDPDFQEAYPAWREVRAGLENAAVRPASPAYQSISTLVTATLNPVDQIDPPRTVEELAEQVRKAVNSEGLIP, from the coding sequence ATGAGACGGTCGGGCAAGAGTCGGCGGACGAGCCGAGCGGTCACAGCTTCCGCGGCTGCTGTGCTCCTGGCGTCGGGGCTGGCCGCGTGCGGCAGCGACGACGAGGGTGTCGTCCTGTCCTTCTACACGGCCGCCGACGGTGCCGAGCAGTACGCGCAGGCCGCGGAGGTGTGCACCGCGGAGGCGGGCGGCCGATATCGCGTGCAGCAGAGGACACTTCCGAAGAACGCCGACGACCAGCGACTGCAGTTGGCGCGGCGGCTGACGGGTAACGACCCGGGGCTCGACCTCATGACCCTCGACGTCGTGTGGACGGCCGAGTTCGCCGAGGCCGGGTGGGCGCTGCCGCTGCCCGACGATGTTGCAGCTGCGGTCTCCGAGGGCACCCTCGAAGGTCCCCTCGAATCGGCGACCTGGCAGGACCGGCTGTACGCCGCACCGCTCAACACCAACACCCAGTTGCTCTGGTACCGAAAGGATCTCATGCCGGACGGGCAACCTCCGGAGACCTGGGACGAGATGATCGAGATTGCGAGCGGCCTCGCCGAGGAGGGCCGGCCGTCGTGGATCGGTGTGCAGGGCCGGCAGTACGAGGGGCTGATGGTGTGGTTCAACACCTTGCTCTCGAGCGCCGGAGGCTCGGTGGTGGGGGAGGACGGTGTCACCGTCACCCTCACCGACAACGACGCGGCGGTGACCGCGCTCGACATCATGAAGCGCGTTGCGACCGCGCCCGGCGCCGATCCCTCCCTGAACCAGGCCGACGAGGCGGCCGTCCGTCTCGGTATGGAGAGCGGGCGCACCGCGTTCCAGGTCAACTGGCCGTTCGTCCTGCCGGGCATCATGGAGAACGAGGGGGCCCTGCCCTTCATCGACGAGAACGGCAATGTCACCTCGGAGAACACCGGCAACACGGTCCTCACCGTCGACGGTGAGCAGAATTTCCTTCCCGCGCCGTACCCCTCGGTGACCCCCGGCGAGCCCGCCCAGGTCACCATCGGCGGGTTCAACATCGCCGTCGCCCGCACGAGTACCCACCCGGATCTCGCGTTCGAAGCGATGCAGTGCCTGCGCAACGAGGAGAACCAGCGCAACAACGCCATCGGTGGCGGCGTGCCGCCGACGCTCGCGGCGCTGTACGACGACCCCGATTTCCAGGAGGCCTATCCGGCCTGGCGTGAGGTCCGCGCCGGTCTCGAGAACGCCGCGGTGCGTCCCGCTTCACCGGCCTACCAGAGCATTTCGACACTGGTGACGGCCACCCTCAACCCGGTCGACCAGATCGATCCGCCCCGCACCGTCGAGGAACTCGCCGAGCAGGTGCGCAAGGCGGTCAATTCGGAAGGACTGATCCCGTGA